In a single window of the Cervus elaphus chromosome 1, mCerEla1.1, whole genome shotgun sequence genome:
- the XNDC1N gene encoding putative short transient receptor potential channel 2-like protein isoform X2, with amino-acid sequence MAPVKISHVVSFSSQDPKYPVENLLNPDSQRGPWLSCPQDKSRQLKVELQLERAVPIGYIDVGNCGCAFLQIDVGRSSWSLDRPFVTLLPATMLMSLADSKQGKNRSGVRMFKNGDFLAPASGESWDRLRLTCSQPFTRHQPFGLAFLRVCSSLDSLDDPVEGPSVAVSSGLSQV; translated from the exons ATGGCTCCAGTGAAGATTAGCCATGTGGTGTCATTTTCCTCTCAG GATCCCAAATATCCGGTGGAGAATTTGCTGAACCCAGACAGTCAGAGGGGACCGTGGCTCAGCTGTCCTCAGGACAAGAGCAGGCAGCTGAAAGTGGAGCTGCAGCTGGAGAGGGCAGTGCCCATTGGCTACATCGACGTGG GTAACTGTGGTTGTGCCTTCCTGCAAATTGACGTGGGTCGTTCCTCCTGGTCCCTGGACAGACCTTTCGTCACCCTGCTCCCTGCAACCATGCTGATGTCCCTGGCTGATTCAAAGCAGGGAAAAAACCGCTCAGGGGTCCGCATGTTTAAAAATG GCGATTTCCTGGCCCCAGCCTCAGGTGAGTCATGGGATCGACTTCGCCTGACCTGCTCCCAACCCTTCACACGTCATCAGCCCTTTGGCCTGGCCTTCCTGCGGGTGTGTTCCTCTCTGGACTCCTTAGACGACCCTGTGGAGGGTCCCTCGGTCGCTGTGAGCTCGGGGCTGAGCCAGGTATGA